The sequence CTGCTGGCCCACACCACTGTCCTGATCGCCCCTTCGGCGAAGACCGCGACGATGATGGCGGCGATGGCGGGGCGTACCCCGATCGTGGTCCTGCCGACCCCGGCCGCCGCGCCGCATCCCGACGCCGACGACCGGCGGCGACTGCGGGCCCGGCTGGGCATCCCGGCGGACGCGCCGGTACTGCTGTCGGTGGGCCGGGCCACACCGGAGAAGAACCCGGATCTGCTGCTGGCCGCGTTCGCCCAGGTCCGCCGCGAGTTGCCGGCCGCCCGGCTGGTGCTGCTCGGTGCCCGGCGGCACCGGCTCGCGATCCGCCGGATGGCACGCCGGTACGGCGTCAGCGACGCGCTGCACCTGCTTCGACCGGTGCCACGCCACCGGGTCGGCGCCCACTACCGGGCGGCGGACGTGCTGGCGTTCGCCTCCACCACCGACACGCAGGGTCTGGTGCTCGCCGAGGCCGAGGCGTACGGACTACCGGTGGCCATGGTGGACACCCGGCTGGCCGAACGGCCCGGCACCGGCACCACCAGGCCGGTCACCGAGCCCACCCCGGTGGCGTTCGGGGCGCTGCTCACCCGGCTGCTGACCGGGCGGGAGCTACGCGCGGGCGTGATCCGGGACGGCCGGGCGGCGGCGACGGGCTGGTCCGCCGAGCACTACCTGGCGGAGCTGGTCAAGCTGTACGCGTCGCTGCCGCCGTAAACCGGCGTCGGGCACAGCGGCCGTCGTGGCGTTCATCGATGCGGCGGTGGTAGCGTCCGCCGATGGCCGACCGGGTCCTGCGGGTGAGCAACCGCGGTGATGGTCGCCGCCGCTGACTCAACGGCGCACTGGTTGACAGTGGTCAGGGTGCCGTCGGCGTGGACTCCAACTGGCGGGCCAGTTGGGCCAGGTCGGGCAGGCGCAGGTCGCCGTCGAGGCCCTTCAGTGCGGCGGTCATCGCCCCGGCCGCCCGCCCGGCCCGCAGGCCGACCTCGGCGTCCTCGACGACCAGGCACCGCCCCACGGGTACGCCCAGCAGCGCCGCGCCCCGCAGATAGCCCTCCGGGTCCGGCTTGCCGACGCTGACGTCCTCCACCGTGACGAGCACCGGCGCCTTGATGCCGGCGGCGCCGAGCCGGGCCTCGGCGAGCCGCCTGTCGGCGCTGGTCACCACCGCCCAGGGCAAACCCAACCGGGCCAACGCGTCCAGCAGTTCGTGCGCTCCGGGGGTGGCAGTCACGTCGGACAGGTCGTCGTACTGCAACGCCAACTGCCGGGCCGCCGCAGCGGCGATCGCCGCCTCGTCCAGCGCGGGCAGCAGCCGACGGATGGTCCGGTCGGCGGGGCTGCCGTGCGCGATCGCCAGCGCCGCCGCCGGGTCGACGGCGTACTCGGCGGCCCACCGTTCCCAGGCCCGCTCGACGGCGGCGTCGGAGTCGACAAGGGTGCCATCCATGTCGAACAGCACCGCGACAATGCCTACCAGTTCCACGACCACGCTCCCCGAATCCCCCGCCCCACCCTCCCCCACCTCGCAAGATCCGCGCAACTTCGGTGATCCTGCCGCCTGCCCGGCCGCCGAGGCAGCAGGATCCGTGAAGTTGCGAAGACCGTGGGCGCCCGCCGGGTTGCAAGCCGTCGAGGATCGCGGGTATCGGACCTGGCGGTCGGAGCGAGGCGTCCGATGACCGCCAGACAGGAGGTCGGCTCGGCCACATGATCGTTTGCATGACGACGACACTCAACGACAAGGTCGCCCTGGTGACCGGGGGTTCCCGAGGCATCGGGGCCGGCATCGCCCTGCGCCTGGCACAGGACGGGGCCGACGTGGCGCTGACCTACCGGCAGGACGCCGAGCGGGCCGCGATGGTGGTGAAGCAGATCGAGGCGCTGGGCCGCAGAGCGCTGGCGATCCAGGCGGACGGCGCCGACCCGGTCGCCGTGGAGGGCGCTGTCGACCGGACGGCCGCCGAACTGGGTCGGTTGGACATCCTGGTGAACAATGCCGCGGTGTTCCTGGTCGGCGCCCTGGACGAGCTCGGCTCGGCAGAGGTGGAGCAGACGATCGCGGTCAACGTCCGGGCACCGT comes from Micromonospora vinacea and encodes:
- a CDS encoding glycosyltransferase; amino-acid sequence: MRIAHVSDSHLTNPEGVATSVGTTVALLRAAGYRVVLYCPGPLSRHRRQPGEVPSLSVPTRPYRLALPRPPHAPADVVHVHTTGPLGVAGLRWAATRGVPTVLTWHTDLVAYAAHYPEIPIGAAYAGLRLGLRWRARDLWALAHPGPGRQARLVALGRTLLAHTTVLIAPSAKTATMMAAMAGRTPIVVLPTPAAAPHPDADDRRRLRARLGIPADAPVLLSVGRATPEKNPDLLLAAFAQVRRELPAARLVLLGARRHRLAIRRMARRYGVSDALHLLRPVPRHRVGAHYRAADVLAFASTTDTQGLVLAEAEAYGLPVAMVDTRLAERPGTGTTRPVTEPTPVAFGALLTRLLTGRELRAGVIRDGRAAATGWSAEHYLAELVKLYASLPP
- a CDS encoding HAD-IA family hydrolase encodes the protein MELVGIVAVLFDMDGTLVDSDAAVERAWERWAAEYAVDPAAALAIAHGSPADRTIRRLLPALDEAAIAAAAARQLALQYDDLSDVTATPGAHELLDALARLGLPWAVVTSADRRLAEARLGAAGIKAPVLVTVEDVSVGKPDPEGYLRGAALLGVPVGRCLVVEDAEVGLRAGRAAGAMTAALKGLDGDLRLPDLAQLARQLESTPTAP